In a genomic window of Gossypium arboreum isolate Shixiya-1 chromosome 9, ASM2569848v2, whole genome shotgun sequence:
- the LOC108456207 gene encoding probable carboxylesterase 15 — translation MGSFPHIVEDCLGVLQVLSDGTVFRSKTIQFNMPVIRDQNSVDFKDAMFDKTHNLHLRIYKPASASNFPPNGCPRKLPIVVFIHGGGFCLGSRTWPTCHNSCLRFASGLNAVVIAPDYRLAPEHRLPAAMDDAASAMRWLQSQALRENGVSDAWLNSGEVDFDQVFVLGDSSGGNIAHHLAVRLGAGSTELAPVRVRGYVLLAPFFGGVVRTRSESGPSEALLNLDILDRFWRLSMPVGETRDHPLVNPFGPWSPSLEAVKLDPILVIVGGSELLKDRAEDYATRLKDMGKKIEYVEFHGKEHGYFNYHPYSDAAIQTLQLINTFMSANSV, via the exons GGAAGACTGCTTGGGAGTCCTCCAAGTGTTGAGTGATGGCACCGTTTTCAGATCCAAAACCATACAATTCAACATGCCTGTCATCCGCGATCAGAACTCTGTGGACTTCAAAGACGCCATGTTTGACAAAACCCATAATCTCCATCTTCGAATTTACAAGCCCGCATCAGCCTCTAATTTTCCACCCAACGGTTGTCCTCGTAAGCTCCCCATCGTCGTTTTCATTCATGGTGGTGGTTTTTGTCTAGGTTCTCGTACGTGGCCTACCTGTCATAATTCTTGCCTACGCTTCGCGTCCGGACTCAACGCTGTAGTCATTGCGCCGGACTACAGGTTGGCCCCGGAGCATAGGCTGCCGGCAGCAATGGATGACGCAGCCAGTGCCATGAGGTGGTTGCAAAGTCAAGCTTTGAGAGAAAATGGGGTTAGTGATGCATGGTTGAACAGTGGCGAGGTTGACTTTGACCAGGTTTTTGTCTTGGGTGACTCGTCAGGTGGCAATATTGCACACCATTTGGCAGTTAGGTTGGGTGCTGGTTCGACCGAGCTGGCTCCGGTTCGCGTACGAGGTTATGTGCTGTTGGCACCATTTTTTGGTGGGGTGGTGAGGACAAGGTCAGAGTCGGGGCCTAGCGAAGCTTTGTTGAATCTTGATATACTTGACAG GTTTTGGAGGCTATCAATGCCTGTAGGAGAGACAAGAGACCACCCATTAGTGAATCCATTTGGGCCCTGGAGCCCTAGTCTGGAAGCAGTGAAACTTGACCCTATCTTGGTCATCGTGGGCGGCAGTGAGTTGTTGAAAGACAGGGCTGAGGATTACGCCACCAGATTAAAAGACATGGGCAAGAAAATTGAGTACGTCGAGTTCCATGGCAAAGAACATGGTTATTTCAATTATCATCCATATTCTGATGCTGCAATTCAAACTCTACAACTTATCAATACATTTATGTCTGCCAACTCAGTttga